In Strigops habroptila isolate Jane chromosome 7, bStrHab1.2.pri, whole genome shotgun sequence, the following are encoded in one genomic region:
- the RPS3A gene encoding 40S ribosomal protein S3a, whose translation MSRRDAVPFSRARSPALVQSRAIGWFRSFRVQGGTMAVGKNKRLTKGGKKGAKKKVVDPFSKKDWYDVKAPAMFNIRNIGKTLVTRTQGTKIASDGLKGRVFEVSLADLQNDEVAFRKFKLVTEDVQGKNCLTNFHGMDLTRDKMCSMVKKWQTMIEAHVDVKTTDGYLLRLFCVGFTKKRNNQIRKTSYAQHQQVRQIRKKMMEIMTREVQTNDLKEVVNKLIPDSIGKDIEKACQSIYPLHDVYVRKVKMLKKPKFELGKLMELHGEGGGASKPSGDEAGTKVERADGYEPPVQESV comes from the exons ATGTCCCGGCGAGACGCGGTCCCGTTCTCGCGAGCGCGCAGCCCCGCTCTCGTACAATCTCGCGCGATCGGCTGGTTCCGGTCTTTTCGCGTCCAGGGCGGCACTATGGCGGTGGGCAAGAACAAGCGCCTCACCAAGGGCGGCAAGAAAGGCGCCAAGAAGAAAGT gGTTGATCCTTTCTCCAAAAAGGACTGGTATGATGTCAAAGCACCAGCAATGTTTAACATCCGAAACATTGGGAAGACGCTTGTCACCAGGACTCAAGGAACTA AAATTGCCTCTGATGGGCTGAAGGGTCGTGTATTTGAAGTGAGCCTGGCTGATCTGCAGAACGATGAGGTTGCCTTCCGTAAATTTAAGCTGGTAACTGAGGACGTTCAGGGCAAAAATTGTCTGACCAACTTCCATGGAATGGACCTCACCAGGGATAAAATGTGCTCCATGGTCAAGAAGTGGCAG ACAATGATTGAAGCCCATGTAGATGTCAAAACGACCGATGGTTACCTGCTGCGCCTCTTCTGTGTGGGTTTCACCAAGAAGCGCAATAACCAAATCCGCAAGACCTCGTATGCCCAGCATCAGCAGGTGCGGCAGATCCGCAAGAAAATGATGGAAATCATGACCCGAGAGGTCCAAACCAACGACCTGAAAGAAGTTGTCAATAAGCT GATCCCAGACAGTATTGGCAAAGACATAGAGAAGGCCTGTCAGTCCATTTACCCTCTTCACGATGTCTATGTCCGCAAGGTTAAGATGCTGAAGAAGCCCAAGTTCGAAT TGGGCAAGCTGATGGAGCTGCATGGAGAAGGTGGTGGTGCTAGCAAACCCTCCGGGGACGAGGCAGGCACTAAAGTAGAGCGAGCTGATGGATACGAGCCGCCCGTGCAAGAGTCTGTCTGA